The DNA window aggagaattctctgaaaaagtaaaggaaaagTCAAAAAGTATAGCAGATCTTATGGTTCTCACACACATTGATAATAGTGATGGTAGTGAGTCAGACTCTTTGCCATCTTTcagtttcaataaaattgtgcGACAGAACACCAAAGCCAATGCCCTCACCAGTAGCATCGCTTTTGGAAGTGATAAGTGTATTTACTCCAGTTTAACAGCAGAGCAGTCAGACAGTGATTTGAAGAAATTTCAGAATGCCTTGAAGAAAAAAGATATGGATGATCCGTCCCTAAATTTTTTGCGTAGAGATAGTTTAACTTACTTTATAAATaacccaaattttaaatttagtgaTTTAAGCTCTACTAACTCTTCCAATTTCCATCAAACGGACCATTTTTTAGAGATAAGAGCCTCGGAGAAAACTAATTCATCCAAAATCACCTCAAAAAACCAAAGTACAGAGCCTTTAATACCCATAAAGTCCATGCCAGAAGATGAAGTCTCGGTTTCCAGTAAGCCAATTAGTCCAGCAACTACAAGTGTAGTTTTAGACAGCGAGTCTGAAATACCAAGTACAACATCTATGACTGACGTTATCAACTTGACGAATCATCTTTCTTCAGAGATTTCAGATGATGATGTACTTAAAAAGTCTTCAAATGGTCAGCCCTGTCATGTGGAAGAACATACTGCAATGATCCTTGATGAGAATGGTAGAAGTAACGTTCATTATGATGCACTGTTAGGAAATTGCAAGCAAGAGCAAGATAATCCTACAATAAATTCTGCCTTAGCTAACAAAATGTCACCTGGCATAAGTCACCATAATGAGTCCAGTGGAAAAGAAAAGATTTTAGACACACTTGATAGTTGGAATCTGACGGTTGAAGAATTGAAACCAGACTTTATCATCAATTCTACTATCAAAGATGATGTGGTGAAGACCAGTGATAGGAATAAATCATCTCACTACAACTTGAACGAGGAGGAACCAGACTCCAACTTTGGTAGTTGGAACACACATCCATGTACAGAGAAAAAAGGTGCCCAAGACAAGGAGCAAAGACAAGAGACTTCTGACGTCAACACTGACAGTGAAAAGGAAGGGAGTAAACTTAAGATAATTGATTTTGAGCTTGGTGATTCAGGAATTATTTTCGATGAGTCCTCAGAAAATACGCAATTCATCTTGCCAGTCTCATTGGAAACTAATCTAGAAAATACAGTAATTTTAGGTTCTTGTGAAGATTTCACACTAGGTTTGTACAAAGGCCTCAAAACAAATTCAGGTAATGAACTAAACTCGGAGCAAGATAATGAAGATGGAGACGAAAAAGGAATTGTTCTGGAATGGAACAGGAAGAACAAATTGGATGGAAAAAGTGTACATGAAAATCATCTTGAACCAAAAAATAGGGATTTGGATGAGAATTGTGATAAAATATATATTGAGACTGTTGATAATTGTGATTTTGTACCTGAAACTATGGGTGATTATACTTATAATCGTTTCTATGAAGATCAGTCTGATGACACGTATCTTGATTCAGGAAAATCTTCGGATGTTCTTGATGATGATAATTATGAGTTGCGGCCTTACACCAGTTATAATAATTTAGCTGACCAAAGTTATTTTAGCCAAGAATTACAAGAAGGTGAAGATTGTTCAAATGAACGGAGACAGTATTTTGCCAAACACATTGATCGTTCAAATACAAGCCGTAGCCCAGGTGTAAGTACAGAAGATTTGGCTCTTAAAGCTTTGACACCAGATGATGAAAAGAGTAGTGATACTGGTTTTAGAGACAAAAGTAGTCCAAGTGAAAGCTGTGATGATATGTACAATAACAAGTATAATTTGGAGGATATAGAAAATGAGTTGAAAGACTCCCAACGTACTTCTCCTATTGAGAGCCTTGAATTAAATCCTCAACATGAAATTCAGGTTCATGATTCATGTGAAATTAGGAAGTCTGGTGTAAACAACTCATTCATGTCGGAAAATGGATTGAGGAAGGAACCATTTTCTTACCATTGTGACGAAAATGTCGAAATTGTAAAGAACAACTTGCAAAGCATGCCGAATTACAATGCAAATGATAACAACATAGTGGATAAATTACAATCATTAAACAAAGAGGATGACAGAACAGCCACCGAAGATGCGCCTAGAATTGAGGAAGACGAAAAGCCACCCCCTAGCTACGAAGAATATGAGCGACTTCATGGTAAGTTCCAACCATTTAAATTGAACCGAAACTCATACGATTTCGAAAGTTCCTTCTGCACTAATGAAGATGACAGGTTAAGGTTGTCGCTTGAAAAATGTCACTCAGCCTCATCTTCTGATTCAGAAGAGGAAAGACAACAAGATAGAATTCACGAGGGAGGCCAAGGATGGTATTTGCACTCAAGAAATCCTCAGCATTTGGAGTCAGTGGATAGCAGTTGGCTCCCAGAAGAAATCACAGATGACAATGACAGGGGTGAGGCTGTTAATGAAGAATATCTAATGGCAATTCGGAAtgaattaaatgagaaattattaaaaatgcaTCTTCCAGGTCTCAACtcagaggaagaggaagaatcAACTCATGATGATCTTATTATTTGTGAAGATTTTGAATCGAAGAGAAATCCCAGAAAAGCTACAAATATATTTATTCAGTACAGCAATTTCTCAGACTACTTATCCCCGATCGCAGAAGAAGATGAAAACAGATGTTCTAGTAGTTCCTCATCTATTTCTGACACTTCCGATATTTCTAGAACTTTAAGTCTTCATGATACTGAAAAAGaaggaatcgattatgaaaGTGCACCAGCCGACACCCCAGCATTGCAAGAGTGCCAAGAGCTTACTACGATTTTCCCAGATTCAAGTGAGACTCAGATATTAAAAAATTCAGGTCTTAAATCTCAACAGCTCAATCCATCTTACTCTCTAGAACTGACTACGGATCAACTTGAGAATGCAGATCCTTGCTCTGAATATTCTGTCGGTAGTATTACACCAGTGACTGGTTCGCCAAGTGCTACTAATCCTAATGCAACCTTCTCATCTTTAAACGAGAGTCTCTCAGAAGTTTTTCTATCTCCTAACTCAGCTCAGTCAGATTTAAATTTCACTGATGATAAAACAATTCACTCCTCATCGGACGAAGATAGTGGCACAGACATAGAAACTGACGAATGTCCTCTTTCGCCCTCCAAGGAATCAGAGGCTATTCAGGAACAATCCAACTTTACAAAAAACGTAAACGAATTGCTGTTACAATCTTCATGcattctgaatgatgaaagggAAATTAAAAACTCTGTAGAGGGCTCCCAGCCACACAATGGGAAGACATGTGCCTCACTAAATTGCAATGAAACTAAATTAAGTGAGACTGTATTCACTCCTCAAAATTCTGACACCAGCAATGTTGCTGATGAAATGAAAGGCAGTGCTTCCAATTACTCATTGAATCATAATTCATTGATCAGCTCTCATTCAGAGCCTCGAACATCTGAGACTCTCTCACTTTCTTCCACCATAAAAAATCAAGTTGAGCTAAGTTCCACCTTAGCTTTTGAAGATTCAGTGACAGAAGTGAATATAAAGCCTCCAACACATGACAACAACAGTTTGATTGGTGGTAGTGAAGATGGTGACCCAGATCAGGACCcgaaagaaaattataaaaactactgtcgaaaaaaatttaaaattaccaaAGTAGATGAAAGCATTAAACCAACGTTGAGTGAAGATTTTGGTAAGAAGGTGAACGAATTTAGTagtgatcaaaaaattatcgtaGACAACGCGGAGCTCAACCGAAGACTGAATGAAATAAATAGAGTGGCGCATGGCAGATTAGAAATTAATTTACCAACCTCTGAAGTGAGTGTGCCTTTGCCCTCTCCATCTGACCAGAATGACTGTCTGCACCCATCTTCATGGCTAGTCCTGCCAAAACTGTCAGACCTTAAAAATTTGGAGAAGCTAAGTGTCTCTGAAGCCAATAATAACGATGATCAAATGATGTCCACCTCTTTTATTGATTCTAATAGTGCTGAGAATTCTGACATAGAAGAGACTTTAGACTCAGACAACAACTGGAATGAAGAAAGTAGAGTTACGGACTCTAAAGCTGTGATAGACGATGGAGACTTTTGGTGCGGAAGCTCTGAATTAAACGCTGCTTTGAATCATATTGTACAGGAAGAAGATTCAGTTGAAAAAGATGATGATTACGATGATGAAGACGATGAAGACACAGCAGAATTCGTCCCGTCATCATGGAATAGTCAAGCGACTCCCATTAAATCGGCACTTAAGAGTCCTGAAATGAAGAGTGAGCCAAAGAAAAGTGTGTCTTTCAAACGACAGCGATACCACTGTGTTTACGAGTACCCAAGAGAGGAGCATTCAGACTCTGAAGAAGCCTCGTGGGAAAATAGTTCTCGTTTCTCTCCTCTCATCAATTTTGACTTCTCAGAGTATACTGACTGGGAGATGGGTGTCTCCGATGACGGCTTGTCTGTGGAATCTTCTCAAGAGTCAGAAACAGAAATAGTCAAACCCAGTGAGAAGCACAATGTTTATGCTCTTACTCCGATTGATAAAGATTTCTCCTTCAACCCATCATTAGATGATGATGAGTTTTTCATCAGCAGTTCTACACGTCCATTCAAGAATGATCAAGTCTCACTtaattgccaattttttccgggaaaaactTATTTAGATGACAATTTTACCCCTCTTGCTGCAGATATTGGCGAagaaagtaaaattgaaaaagaattgTAAGAGGCTCAATATGTAtgtcgtttatttttttactaagtAATTGGTATTCTTCTTACTTTGCTACTGAATGAACTTCTAAATTTTGGTGGTATAAATTCTCCAATCTGTATCTTTCTGATATCACCATAGGAGCAGGAGTTCCTTGCCAAATGCCAACATGCATAATGCTCCGTCAAAAGGATGGCAGTATGAGTGTGCcagtaagaattttttcttatactAATGAGTAGAATCCCATACGTTCATATATTATGAGATAACGGAGGCAGTAATTACATCATATTTTAGGAAGCTTAAAATTCTGGATCACCCATTAATTAATGTATCAGTAGTTGTAAACGTTTAAAGCAGACCTGTTAGCTTATCAATGAAGTCATCAAATAATTATTGTGAAGTGTAGTGCTGCTGTATCCTGTTCAGAAGACTATAATTTTAGACAACTTTTGAAGAGCATGAGACTGATCGTTAAATGGGATTGTAGACCTCACCTCGGACACCATCTTAAAGTTTACATACTGTTGCCGTGTGACAGTGCCACAATAATGAACGACTGCAAATTATATGTCAtggcaagatttttttttttatggaagtaCATAACTGTCATGTACATTTGTAATTAGTCTACATTTAACTCATTATATTCAGTAGGTGCATAATGTACCATAAAAATTGATATCTTCATATTGTACCTAGAATGCTACAATTTATGATGGAGCTTCATGTGTTAACTCCTACTCTGAGTCGTCATCAGTAACCTGAAAAAGTGGTATTGGAGTGACTGTAACACTTTTGAAAACTCTAGGTTTAGGTCTTCCAATCATTTGTCTATTACTCAATTATTTTCAGAGTCATTATGTTTgttttattattgaaattagtTATCTTCGTTCAATTTAAACTGTCTGTTGAATTATTTTAATGCTCAATGAGATCTTTTTAAAAACAAGTCACTAATGGCAATACTAGTGGCGAATATTTATCATTGATTTGGACTAACTGATCATTATTGAGAAATGATTTTGTGCAATAGCTTTAGTTTGCTTATGTTCTTAAGGAGTAATAGAGATCAAGTGACATCATTTAAAGCCTTTGAtacatttcaatgtttccaATCATACCAAAGGATCTGATCAGCTTGTTTCGGTTTTCCTACTCTTGAGAGAGTGGTAAAAGCCTAATAAGGTTATCAAGGTTATATAAATTGCATCAAAAGGTTGTAATGAAATCACTATATCAGTTGCTTAGACCTTTTCAATGGTCAACATACTTCATAAACTAACCCAAAGCCAAATAATCTGTGAAAGGCTGCTGTAGTTTTTGAATCACCTAcatacttaattttcattaacaATTAGAGAAAGAGTGAACATGAGATGATAGATATTGATCATTTGAATTGTCACTTGAGGCTAATGAATCGGGGTTTGATTAGCACGAAAATTTTGTAGGTTGCAGGCACCGGTGTAAATTTCCCTCAAGGCTTTTTACTCATTTATTCGGAATGAGTCATCCCTAGGGATGGGAACTCAAAAATGTCTTGGCTTGAGATTAAGGAGAGAACTCAAAGTAAAGTCATTTTCACCCACTGAATGGGAGCTCTTGCATGCCTCAGAGATTTGCAATATAAATACTCACACTCccataaaattttgcaagagacACAATGATGCCTCTGAgtatctctgaaaaaaattccctagcccaaaaaaagctctccaagTTGAGGGGATCCCCTACACTATGCTGAGAGTGTACCTCTATGTCCAGTCAATTTTTCCATGTGCAGATAGGGATCGAATACATTAGCTGTGTTGTGACTTTGTTTTTGAACTCCAAAGCTGGAAGCATGGGAATCCTGCCCGTGTATTCGCTCTTCGTTTgtgcatggagaatttgactGGATTCAGAATTGACCTCTCAGAGTCTCAGCACAGTGGGTCCCTTCCATTACACCCTCAACTTTTTTTGGAGCTCATTTccgagaaaaccggtggcaccatcaagtttctcgcaaaatttcacaCGGACAAGCACTTACATCGTAAATCCCTGATGCGTGCAAGAGCTCTATTGAAATCCCTTCATTTTCAGCAGTCTCTTCACTTCTGTGCGTACCATTTAGTAGGTCCATAAACTCTTCCAATCTTATTCATAATAGTTTTTAATTAGACTCATCAGTAAATTGAACTATAACCATCTAGCACTCATACAGGTCACTAACTTAGTTCTCAGACCAGTGATTCTCAAAAACTGAATGAGAAACTGTGACAGCCATCCGTGTTTAGTTGTGCCTCGTGTTTCCTTAACATTAATCTTAAGAGGTAACTGGAATCcgtctcaattttcattttgtatcaCTTTTAATTGTACATTTTATGTaagtattttatttgttttaaagtgTAAATTAATAAAGTAGGTATTCGCAATGTATTGTAAGCAAtgatgacttttttccagtgatcctgTCTAGTTGCAGCACTCGTACATTTGAACAATTAGTTGCTACCTGTGCACTGTCGATACCCAGAAGaggcaaaaaatgtttaaattttcaatgtttttgttTGATTGTGATAGTACTCAGAAAAATGATGCAGTAAATGATATTACTAAACATTTTGGTATTTTACTGATTCCTTTTCAATGCTGCAAGGAGTGCTTCAGTTTTGCAGCCCTTTCCCATCCATTGCTACTTTTAAGCCACTTTTAGTGCTGTACTGTTCAGTTTGTACCTACCTCCATTTCAATCCATGAGTTTGACCCTGATGAGGCATGTTAACTTTTATATTTCATCTCTTCACTCTAAATAGCCCTGAAGTATTCTTAAATCCACATCTTGGGTCTTTACATGTGCTCTCAGAGGATTGAAGTGGAGCTTTCTTTGGTGGATATTGATGaagaaaattgtattattttcaaattgagatttttgataCCTGCCACAGGATCACGCTCCATTTTAATCATTCAGCTCGGAAAAATGTGCAGCAGTGGTAAGCAAGCATCAATTTAGTCAGCTAAGTTTTGAACTCGATATCTTTATTCAGTCTTATTCAAAAATGTAGGCGCTGAGTATCTATtagcaaattcctgaaattaccaaagactggaaaaatataatttttgagtTCATTACAGATGATTGAGCCTCACAGTTTCATCATTGAATCACTTGTATCTTATTCACATAGAAATTATGTTTAGTGTATCAGGAACTTGATGTAGTTCTTAATTTTGGGTCCATgtgtaactttaaaaaaaaggactaAGTACGTTAACTAATTTATACCgatatttgaaaaatgtaccTTAACTTATGAATTATTAAACTGTTCAGAGGTTTTATTCAGTTCAATGTTAAGccatttctttttctattcCTTTTGGGTGTGGTTTTCATCAAGATTAAGTGCTGAGATAAGTTATACGTTATTGAAACGATGAGGTAAAGCTCCAAACATTGGGCATTTTTTATTAGTTTCAATAATacattgacggtgaaactctcaaacGACGTACCTTGttttggtgtttcaaaatctcaactctcattttaattttttgaaggagaagaaCTCAtcattattgcttgaaattttcattgaatataATTCacgtcgagaaaaaaaatcaccgaagttttcaaaaaacggCGTTCAGTACTTTTTGATGCAGaaaaaggaagtctgcaacaatgcgaggtagatagataaatagataAGAGATACATGGTTTAGAAGTTTCACTGTGGAATCCACATCTTGTTCTTGTATTCACGGTGTGGATACAAGATGTTGTTCACATATATTCGCTTATAAAATGGTAGAAAATATTTCCTGCAGAATGAGGGTGGAAATTAT is part of the Bemisia tabaci chromosome 1, PGI_BMITA_v3 genome and encodes:
- the LOC109043959 gene encoding uncharacterized protein, yielding MKQIYSLFTCYLFGFNLIDVEGYPLLSENYNESVAAHLGFNSFYITILVILGLSATFLAGCLCCKRKKGFQEFSSQTRSTARSNIEFANPLSTVNTQSEITLFPPSGATPITFDPLPPLTPKHQQVPALNPRPAAFTDALTKGISVQAWFQEPQDDFPRQQLHYLRECGRGWFGRVVEGEARGILPNGRTSRVIVRILREGASDSEQKFFLHEARPYMELSHPNILRLLGRCLENDPFLLLFEACNGGDLKSWLSQNIASRETLTQQGITLRMAADIATGLAHMNHHGFVHTDLAARNVLVTSDLRIKVGDYGTSFETFKDDYYCLDVVALPIRWCAPESLLCTDTTIETKEVTAPANVWSFGVVLWEICEFGKLPYTNLSDDQVIVQVLGSEKVRLPEPSFPSPFKNHLYYLMQLCWRNHKERPSISHILSMLNHLLTSKIKTPNDMDDFERRWENMKPNTVPKTDNHTPTISEDRVKSDNDSGVVMDNKHSAFTGSEMDLSSKKLLAESSSSMTISPQLSVSSSGGEFFSQTSSPIKLKSPSLQNLQGSLEDINEGKGIDRSVEDVRMDKWLQNIEIKNEKDAKLVSGVYKAINDLDTALSLEKTSSSNESSYDSPSTNRRLSGITSANPVPEFKLGPFVNSNFLMDRRLKFPPDSFQDDSFLMRRTGDSSGTDTEDEIWRRKIERGEFSEKVKEKSKSIADLMVLTHIDNSDGSESDSLPSFSFNKIVRQNTKANALTSSIAFGSDKCIYSSLTAEQSDSDLKKFQNALKKKDMDDPSLNFLRRDSLTYFINNPNFKFSDLSSTNSSNFHQTDHFLEIRASEKTNSSKITSKNQSTEPLIPIKSMPEDEVSVSSKPISPATTSVVLDSESEIPSTTSMTDVINLTNHLSSEISDDDVLKKSSNGQPCHVEEHTAMILDENGRSNVHYDALLGNCKQEQDNPTINSALANKMSPGISHHNESSGKEKILDTLDSWNLTVEELKPDFIINSTIKDDVVKTSDRNKSSHYNLNEEEPDSNFGSWNTHPCTEKKGAQDKEQRQETSDVNTDSEKEGSKLKIIDFELGDSGIIFDESSENTQFILPVSLETNLENTVILGSCEDFTLGLYKGLKTNSGNELNSEQDNEDGDEKGIVLEWNRKNKLDGKSVHENHLEPKNRDLDENCDKIYIETVDNCDFVPETMGDYTYNRFYEDQSDDTYLDSGKSSDVLDDDNYELRPYTSYNNLADQSYFSQELQEGEDCSNERRQYFAKHIDRSNTSRSPGVSTEDLALKALTPDDEKSSDTGFRDKSSPSESCDDMYNNKYNLEDIENELKDSQRTSPIESLELNPQHEIQVHDSCEIRKSGVNNSFMSENGLRKEPFSYHCDENVEIVKNNLQSMPNYNANDNNIVDKLQSLNKEDDRTATEDAPRIEEDEKPPPSYEEYERLHGKFQPFKLNRNSYDFESSFCTNEDDRLRLSLEKCHSASSSDSEEERQQDRIHEGGQGWYLHSRNPQHLESVDSSWLPEEITDDNDRGEAVNEEYLMAIRNELNEKLLKMHLPGLNSEEEEESTHDDLIICEDFESKRNPRKATNIFIQYSNFSDYLSPIAEEDENRCSSSSSSISDTSDISRTLSLHDTEKEGIDYESAPADTPALQECQELTTIFPDSSETQILKNSGLKSQQLNPSYSLELTTDQLENADPCSEYSVGSITPVTGSPSATNPNATFSSLNESLSEVFLSPNSAQSDLNFTDDKTIHSSSDEDSGTDIETDECPLSPSKESEAIQEQSNFTKNVNELLLQSSCILNDEREIKNSVEGSQPHNGKTCASLNCNETKLSETVFTPQNSDTSNVADEMKGSASNYSLNHNSLISSHSEPRTSETLSLSSTIKNQVELSSTLAFEDSVTEVNIKPPTHDNNSLIGGSEDGDPDQDPKENYKNYCRKKFKITKVDESIKPTLSEDFGKKVNEFSSDQKIIVDNAELNRRLNEINRVAHGRLEINLPTSEVSVPLPSPSDQNDCLHPSSWLVLPKLSDLKNLEKLSVSEANNNDDQMMSTSFIDSNSAENSDIEETLDSDNNWNEESRVTDSKAVIDDGDFWCGSSELNAALNHIVQEEDSVEKDDDYDDEDDEDTAEFVPSSWNSQATPIKSALKSPEMKSEPKKSVSFKRQRYHCVYEYPREEHSDSEEASWENSSRFSPLINFDFSEYTDWEMGVSDDGLSVESSQESETEIVKPSEKHNVYALTPIDKDFSFNPSLDDDEFFISSSTRPFKNDQVSLNCQFFPGKTYLDDNFTPLAADIGEESKIEKEL